The following nucleotide sequence is from Carassius carassius chromosome 16, fCarCar2.1, whole genome shotgun sequence.
TTTCATGCTTTGCAAACCTTCCGGAGCCTTGACCTGtctaaaacatgttttgtttgtcCTGAAGAAGTTTTTGTTGCTCTGACAGATGAAATACAGTCAGTGTCAGTGATAGAGGGAAATTCTGTCCTTTTACCCATGGATGTTACTGAAATACAAGACGACGACAATATACTGTGGAAATTTGGAGCTGGACGTATTCTCATAGCTAAAATCAACAGACATAAGAGAATGTTTTCCACATTTGATGGTCCTGacgggagattcagagacagactgaaggtgGATCAACAAACTGGGTCTCTAATCATTacaaacatcacaactcaacaCGCTGGAGATTATCAACTACAGATAATTGGTGCAAAATGGTcatcaaaaacattcagtgtttctgtctatggtgagtaGAAATTAAATTCACATATTCTGGTTTcttaataattaattcattaatagtGTATATTATTTTGGACTGTTCTCAGAGGTCCATAAAGTTATCAAGATGTTTATATCAAAAACATCATAATTTTAAAGTAATAGGatattttctgttctgttttgaccccctcatcacccactgctatgattggctcaCAGTTGTGTATATTTGACATCTTACATAGATGGACACATAAATACTCAGTACATATTAAAtgatctgtaataacagacaaatCTATAGTGAACAcgtaaataaaaacagttactgaCACTTGTGTGATGTGACATTACTTTTGGATCCAATTGCGTCGTCTTTTAGTTTCAGTCTTTCTGAATATCCTGTGTCGAATTGTGTCTTGTTTGCAAATGAATACATGGTAATGAAGAGAACAAAGGACAGTGTTCTTACTGAAATGGTCTgggacttcattaaaaataaagttcatgcACTCTTTCCTATCCCTGAGATCAGAAGGAAGGCgataaaaaattgtgtttttccaCAACTAGGCACTGCACAGCATCCTGTATTCTGAGAAATCTTGATCATTTGGTTTCTGCATAGACCTGAGTTTGCCTCTCTCATCATTTACCttctacatttgaaaaaaaaattaacacaggCACTGATCTTCTTCTCCGGAGTGTTTAGGCATACTATTATGTCATAAAACCTGAGGAGATTAAaggcattaaaggggtcatattatacGGTttcaaattttttctttctctttggagtgttacaagctcttggttcaaaaggaagatctgtaaagttgcaaagactaaggtctcaaatccaaagagatattctttataaaagttaagagtcagccaccctcctaaaacggcttcttcacgctgcagatattccagggtgctctcctccgtaagctggacgagatgggacctgaggctatctgtctcgaggatttgaggagtgcttcggatctctctcttcgcgctactaaatccgctgcacaggccatgggacgagttatggcttctgCTATGGTGGCTGAGAgccatctatggctgacgctctcagacatggcagagtctgaacgcactgcgttcctcgacgccccgctgactcccgctggcctcttcggatcttctgtcaacgagttcgttgagagattcgtcgaggaccagaaagcgtcgcaagcattcaagcacttcctcccgaagcgctccggttctgcagcgagtcgtgctagaccggccccgcaaagctctcagccacaccccccgcctcctgctgcttcatcgcaacagcgtcagcaatgcagctcgagaccccgttctcgctctaccggctgtcgccccgcgccacggggaccacggcagaggattacggtgaggccggaagccccgaagccatcctagcactcctaggaaagcaccggtgtacgagtcctgccgcggccgaactctcacccaagcgcgccgcagtttcagttccagggattgtgactgtctcagcgtcttttgcaatgcgcaagcctgtacagttgcccgcttgcctgcacacaaaaaacgttatcacggctacccagatatttcccgaaaaaagtgtaatttctggtgtcccggccacggccgatggtgctataaatgtagtgacgatgcccactgctcagtgcccatctccacatataagcacagcccttcacacagggctctcgcccataaaagcgactcaggtcgatcgcgcgcactacatagtaaacgtgcccactcctcagtgcccacaaacactatgtcacacacgtcatgtggtttctgtaaaaacgaaacccgtgcacgttcgttctgcccaggcagacagcgactCAAAAGCattaaatgtgcacgcttacagcccacaattactcacagacagcacgagtcccactggacccgctcagccctccctcactcggttaagcaccgtggaggggtcgaggacgagcgatctgcccgctgtgatcagcgcgctccacgcctcaaatgtcacaggcataacgcccatgttacagcacatcaaAGCGCTGCcattgcccagccaacagagcgcgcttcgcatccaacccttagccattcatgcagacgcatggtcagcgcttccaggggtttcggattgggtgctagacattataaagagaggctactcgctacagttttttcgacgccttCCGCTCTTTTAAGCGCGCAtcaaactacggtcaaaacagaagtagcacacctacttcgagccaaaatatcaaaactgttgagcaaaggggctgtggagcctgtatctcaagctcaaagcgaaggggggctgtacagcagatactttctagtgcccaagaaagacgggggtttcagacccatactggatctaagacagctgaacaaagcattggcgaaacgcagtttcaaaatgcttacaaccaggagactcctcgcgcatattcccagaggagactggttcatgtcgatagatctgaaggacgcgtattttcaaatacagatagcatcacgtcacaggcgatacttgagattcgcctttgagggccagacataccagtatacagtcctgccgttcggcttgtccatggctcctcgtacgtttacgaagtgcatggacgcagcgctcgctcctctcagactcagaggcatgcgagtgctgaactatttggacgactggctgattctggctcaatcacgatcagagctcgtggaacacagggccattttactccatcacctcgagaaacttggtctcagtgtcaactggacgaagagttcgctgaaccccagtcagacaatactgttcttgggtatagctctggactcacgcttcatgacggcacggctgtcgccacagcgcgcgttgggcattcagcgcgctgtgagctctctccgctgcggcgcgaccttctcgctcagagaatttcagaagatgctaggtctcatggcctcagcatcaccagttcttcagttgggcctgctccgcatgcgccccatgcagttctggctgaaagcgcgagtactgcgcagagcgtggatatccggtcagttgcgtctcaaggtcaatcagagctgtgttacagccttgaaaccctggacagctaacgactggtaccaatcaggtgtaagcctggggacttcctcgaaagtgaaaatggtgtcgacggacacctccacttcgggatggggagcgctgctcgagggcagaccgttctttggcctgtggtcagaatgggaaaagctccaacatatcaactgtctggaaatgctggcagtagagaacgcgctgacgcgcttttgtccccgaatcaagggccaccacgttttagtccgttcggacaatatgtctgtggtgtcctacataaatcgccagggcggtctcaggtcccgaaacctgtacaggttggaggaacgcctcctggtttgggctcagcgcaacttgggctcgctgagagcagttcatgtgcctgggctacagaatctgggtccagacagactgtccagaaacaacattcccatgggggaatggtctctacacccacagacagtccagctgctgtgggagagatttggcagggcggaagtggacctcttcgcatcccacgaaaacgctcaatGCCTtgtgttcttttccaagaacgaaagcgtgctgtcacaaaggtggccgcgctgcccgctctatgctttccctccgtctccctccttccgcaggtgatagatcGGGTGAGGAAaacgagatgctcagtactgctggTAAgtaccactttggaagaaccaaccatggtttccagatttgatgcagttagcaggcactgccccgtggccagtgccgttgaggagggaactcctctcgcaggccaggggctcgatttggcaccctcaactggtgttgtggtccctccatgtgtgggcgctcaacggttacccgctgatctctcagtgggagtgctaaatactatcactcaggctagatctccgtcgactcgacggctatatgcctcgaagtggtcagtattctccagctggtgcacagctcggggaagttcaccccttagttgtgaggtgacggaggttctctccttcctacaggagctgttggataagggcagagccccctccacgctcaaagtttaggtggcggctatcgcagcgttttctgagacaacgctcggtcggtcaataggaaggaacgatttggtcatccgcttccttagaggagctaggaggctgaatcctcccagacctccgtcagtccctgtatgggacctctcgacggttttggaggccatgaaaggttcccctttcgagcctatccaaacgattagcctcaaatatctgtcattcaagacagtgttcttgttggctctcgcttcagtgaagcgtgtgggtgacctgcacgcgctctctgtgagcccgacgtgcttggagtttgggcctaatgactcaagggtcatacctaggcacggttatgtgccgaaatccctcaacacgccgtttcgggctcaggttatttccctgtctgccatgtcggtgtcaggagaggatggagactcgagtcttctttggcCCGtcagggctttaagagcttatgtgtctcgctccgctgtcttcagacagactgagcagctgtttgtctcgttcagtggacgttccaagagaatggctgtttcgagacagagcctatccagatggatagttgatgctatAGCGTTAggttacgcttccaggggccttcagtgcccactgggcgtcagagcacactccacaagaggcgtcgcctcgtcgtgggcgtggtctagtgggatctccttacaggatatatgttgagcggcaggatgggcctcgctgTCTaaatttatcaggttctataacctggaggttcccgccctgcaagcaaagctgctgtcagtatagttgaatcagggtcctgattggagctctgagatcgcaagcgctatgcactgccgactgttatatgggcagtattgcgtaagacccacattaccacattggtcaggccttgccttgattatgtgatgtcatattgccgcatctacggactctgctagatatgggacggagggccccccccccctcctgttctaggactctctgtgagtccctatGGTGATTGTGCACtctaaatcctgggcgtcgcttccaggtttattggtgtgtgatccctgcacgcacggcactttacattgggttcccgtagcgtcttagctaagacgcagtacgagagaactctcgaaagagaacgtactcggttactaacgtaacctcggttctctctagaagagggaacgagtactgcgttctctgccatgcgtacgattcactctggttcgcttcggcgatgaaataaatcaggtgagtcagccttttcgagctccctttatagggctaggccacacccgtttcggccgGAAGTGGgatggagggcgcgaagcgccctcattggtctgatgttgcatcagcctgcgctcgataggcttatgcagttgccgcagagcagccaatgagcgagcgagccgtctcgcctatggctgtgtgctgctgcaaatgcgctttaatTCAAAAtttaggataattttttgcttcagtgtaccgtgaaaagagacttttcccgtagcgtcttagctaacacgcagtactcgttccctcttctagagagaaccgaggttacgttagtaaccgagtacgttttgggTAGTGCTGAAATGTGCATGCTCACGAATCTTCTCAGTTTAATACAGAAAGTGTGGACATAATGAAAGATTAATTGTGCATGTATATTCATTGTGTTATAACAGCTTTGTGAGATTGCGATGAACTGAGATGTCAGCTTTTTAGTGATTTAAGTAAGCACTCTTTGCTCGCATTCTGCTTTGTCAAATCATGCATGCAGCAGCCCATatgcttttctgttaaaaataacagtggtttgGGAATGTTGttgctttaataatttatttttaattgggaGCATTTATGTTGGGAAGTTTTGGAACTTAACAGGATTTACAGCACTTACCATTTCATGTGAATGGATGTgctgaaaaaaatctatataggCAACATTTATGAGGGCTTTTGTGGGCGGATGGGAACTAATAAACTAACACTTTATTATTTTGTCTAAACAGGTAATCTGCCCACGCCAAACATTACCAGAGATTATTCACAAAAtctttcatcatcttcatcacagcagaattgttcattgttgtgttcagtggtgaatgtgggtcatgtgactctctcctggtacaaaggaaaaagtttattgtccagcatcagtgtgtctgatctcagcatcagtctctctctacctctggaggtggaatatcaggataaaaacagctacagctgtgtgatcaacaatcccatcagaaaccagaccacacatctgaacatcactcaactctgtcaCACACACCCAGGTATATCAGCATTGACATATGTATTTATGTACACATTCAGTAACTGTAATGATTGTCTCCTTCTCATCCTCCTGCCTCAGTTTCTCTGACAGCGTTGATTTCTGCTGCTGGATTTCTGTTGATTGTAGCTGCAGTTGTGATGTGCTGCATCCGCAAGAAATGTAGAAAAACTGGTAAAGAATACAACtacaaacttaaaatattaaCTAAAGCATTTGGATCAGATATACAGATTTCTATACAACATTTCAAGCTCTGTTGTTTCAACATTTCTTTATTACAGTTACTGCATTTAAGACACTGGAGGAAGACAGAACTGATTCATCAAAATCTCAAAAACCAGTAAGATTATTTGTTACATGCCACATGCATGCACATCGAGAGCGACACCAAAAAAAAGGGGTGCCGCCCGGCAACACGgtctcactctctactcgtcaaatgtctgacgcatggtcaagggatctggcgtcacttttttgacttactgggtatacctttggcgttatttttctacgtgcaggttagtccgatagacttctatagaactcagcagcgtttaaatttgacgtcttgggtcagcacaccgcaacgagactaaataaataaaaataaaaaaagaataggctacaaaaaattatatatgacagagatcattttatctggccctccaacttgtttttgaggtttaaaaatcctcgcaatctgatatcaaagtgttctctgtgcaaaggcttagcgcgttcatcagcggtgagtttaacaacactcaactgcaggtaaaacagcattcagcggtgagtttgaccaaagcaacgctcaactgcaggaaaaacggcattaaaaggtgagtttaacaacgctccaaggcgcgtgcaagtaagcagtttaaccgttttcttacaagCCATTCTCacttatcgcttattcatagtttatcactatgaaatcacgttcaagaagtctcattcagcacacatcgcgttacttgccatcagtttacatgtgccacaggttaggtgagtagatgtaaattcgctcttttaatgcctgttataaaaagtattctgtcttctttattaatcagattagcgccgtattgtttacccgctttattatatcagtcatccgaggctgtctttgagtttcattgcgtttaactaaatgaacacacctgctaactagtgtgattaaactctgtcggtcacgtgacgtgccatagactttcaatatattcatttcaggttcaaagatgtaaatttgtagtaaaatcatggtaaccacgacacgtacaacagtaacaaattacatttgaagttaaaacccaggaacgggccatttaccatgtttttaccacagtaactgcagttttactatggtatattaataatcaatacaacaatacaataatcatcaaactaactatggttgtacaactgtaatggtcgttttttgatgtgcttttatatgacagataccacagtaatcacatttactgtaccatgcttttgattcctttttatgtaaatccaaaaaaagtaaataaataaaaggacacatttttcccctcttgcagttcattcatatcagtttatattttaaatattttgctcacaaaacattattaaaattctgtttataattctattttatccccccccccccacctttcatatttttattattattattatttgtttagctgaaaagacataaaggaagcagtcagcccagtggtgtttctgaagaggtattccttcagaaatggagaagacagaaagctgcg
It contains:
- the LOC132160293 gene encoding CD48 antigen-like isoform X3 produces the protein MFYMFVLFWLCWWTLINEIQSVSVIEGNSVLLPMDVTEIQDDDNILWKFGAGRILIAKINRHKRMFSTFDGPDGRFRDRLKVDQQTGSLIITNITTQHAGDYQLQIIGAKWSSKTFSVSVYGNLPTPNITRDYSQNLSSSSSQQNCSLLCSVVNVGHVTLSWYKGKSLLSSISVSDLSISLSLPLEVEYQDKNSYSCVINNPIRNQTTHLNITQLCHTHPASVSLTALISAAGFLLIVAAVVMCCIRKKCRKTVTAFKTLEEDRTDSSKSQKPKSKADAVYQNVPKKQ
- the LOC132160293 gene encoding CD48 antigen-like isoform X1, translating into MFYMFVLFWLCWWTLIKVFVALTDEIQSVSVIEGNSVLLPMDVTEIQDDDNILWKFGAGRILIAKINRHKRMFSTFDGPDGRFRDRLKVDQQTGSLIITNITTQHAGDYQLQIIGAKWSSKTFSVSVYGNLPTPNITRDYSQNLSSSSSQQNCSLLCSVVNVGHVTLSWYKGKSLLSSISVSDLSISLSLPLEVEYQDKNSYSCVINNPIRNQTTHLNITQLCHTHPASVSLTALISAAGFLLIVAAVVMCCIRKKCRKTVTAFKTLEEDRTDSSKSQKPKSKADAVYQNVPKKQ
- the LOC132160293 gene encoding CD48 antigen-like isoform X2, whose translation is MFYMFVLFWLCWWTLIKVFVALTDEIQSVSVIEGNSVLLPMDVTEIQDDDNILWKFGAGRILIAKINRHKRMFSTFDGPDGRFRDRLKVDQQTGSLIITNITTQHAGDYQLQIIGAKWSSKTFSVSVYGNLPTPNITRDYSQNLSSSSSQQNCSLLCSVVNVGHVTLSWYKGKSLLSSISVSDLSISLSLPLEVEYQDKNSYSCVINNPIRNQTTHLNITQLCHTHPVSLTALISAAGFLLIVAAVVMCCIRKKCRKTVTAFKTLEEDRTDSSKSQKPKSKADAVYQNVPKKQ